One Salvia splendens isolate huo1 chromosome 12, SspV2, whole genome shotgun sequence genomic window carries:
- the LOC121758224 gene encoding bidirectional sugar transporter SWEET4-like — MISKDDARTIVGILGNIISVSLFLSPLPTFYKIWKKKAVEQYSALPYLATFFNCGLWILYGLPMVKPNSTLVLTVNGAGFAIEIVYLSLFLIYSIPMKRLRLVAVVVAECFFLAALALCVLLLVKKPKSRSDIIGSICMAGNIMMYAAPLSIMKLVTTTKSVEFMPFFISFFSFINGLCWTTYALLKFDAFILVPNSIGSALGFVQLVLYASFYKSTQRILAQRKAQGGDVNLAKIDAERNPNGDVLNGV; from the exons ATGATTTCTAAAGACGATGCTCGTACTATCGTTGGCATTCTAG GGAATATCATATCCGTCTCACTATTTCTCTCCCCTTT GCCAACATTTTACAAAATATGGAAGAAAAAGGCGGTGGAGCAATACTCAGCATTACCATACCTAGCGACCTTCTTTAACTGCGGGCTTTGGATACTATACGGCCTGCCTATGGTCAAACCCAACAGCACGCTGGTTCTGACCGTTAACGGCGCCGGCTTTGCGATCGAGATCGTCTACTTGTCTCTCTTCCTAATCTACTCCATCCCCATGAAGCGTCTTCGcttggtggcggtggtggtggccgAGTGCTTCTTCTTGGCGGCGCTCGCCCTCTGCGTCCTCCTCCTCGTTAAAAAACCCAAGTCCCGCTCTGACATCATCGGCAGCATTTGCATGGCCGGCAACATCATGATGTATGCCGCCCCCTTATCCATAATG AAACTTGTGACCACGACTAAGAGCGTGGAGTTCATGCCTTTCTTCATCTCGTTCTTCTCCTTCATCAACGGCTTGTGCTGGACGACTTACGCGCTTTTGAAATTCGATGCTTTCATTCTT gtGCCGAATTCGATAGGATCAGCGCTGGGGTTTGTGCAGCTGGTGTTATACGCGAGCTTCTACAAATCGACGCAGAGGATTTTGGCGCAGAGGAAAGCGCAGGGAGGGGATGTGAACCTGGCCAAAATTGATGCTGAGCGGAACCCCAACGGCGACGTTTTGAATGgagtttga